A single Carettochelys insculpta isolate YL-2023 chromosome 2, ASM3395843v1, whole genome shotgun sequence DNA region contains:
- the CCDC126 gene encoding coiled-coil domain-containing protein 126 — protein sequence MFLTFSRKNMSQKLSLLLLVFGFIWGLMLLRYTFQHPRHQSSAELREQILDLSKRYVKALAEENKNIMNGGNGASMAGYADLKRTIAVLLDDILQRLVKLENKVDYIVVNGSATNTTNGTSGNLVPVTSSKRVHAANNIR from the exons ATGTTTTTAACATTTTCAAGAAAAAACATGTCCCAGAAACTGAGTTTGTTGTTGCTGGTATTTGGATTCATTTGGGGCTTGATGTTGCTGCGCTACACTTTTCAGCatccaaggcaccaaagcagCGCTGAATTGCGTGAACAGATATTAGACTTAAGTAAAAGATATGTGAAAGCACtagcagaagaaaataaaaacataatgAATGGTGGTAATGGAGCTTCAATGGCAGGATATG CTGATCTCAAAAGAACAATTGCTGTTCTTCTGGATGACATCTTACAACGTCTGGTGAAATTGGAAAACAAAGTGGACTACATTGTTGTGAACGGCTCGGCAACAAATACTACCAATGGAACCAGTGGTAATCTGGTGCCAGTAACTTCAAGTAAACGTGTACATGCAGCAAACAACATTAGATAG